A genome region from Bufo gargarizans isolate SCDJY-AF-19 chromosome 2, ASM1485885v1, whole genome shotgun sequence includes the following:
- the FAF2 gene encoding FAS-associated factor 2 translates to MAAPEERELSQEQTEKLLQFQDLTGIESMDQCRQTLQQHNWNIEAAVQDRLNEQEGVPSVFNTTPSRPLQVNTADHRVYSYVVSRPQPRGLLGWGYYLIMLPFRITYYTLLDIFRFALRFIRPDPRSRVTDPVGDIVSFIQMFEEKYGRTHPVFYQGTYSQALNDAKQELRFLLVYLHGEDHQDSDDFCRNTLCTSEVTQFVNSRMLFWACSTNKPEGFRVSQALRENTYPFLAMIMLKDRRMTVVGRLEGLIQPQDLINQLTFIMEANQTYLVSERLEREERNQTQVLRQQQDEAYLVSLRADQEKERKRREKQEQKRREEEEAQLRLQAEERKKRNLEEEKERRSECLPAEPEPDHPDSLRIIFKMPNDTRVERRFLFTQSLSVIHDFLFSLKETPEHFQIVANFPRRVLPCLPSEEVPMPPTLQEAGLSRSQILFVQDLTDE, encoded by the exons GACCTGACAGGAATAGAGTCAATGGACCAATGTCGCCAAACCTTGCAGCAGCACAACTGGAATATAGAG GCAGCTGTTCAGGACAGACTGAATGAACAGGAAGGAGTCCCCAGTGTCTTTAACACTACACCCAGCCGGCCGCTGCAAGTGAATACTGCAGACCACAGAGTGTATAGTTATGTGGTGTCCAGGCCACAGCCGAGG GGGCTTCTCGGATGGGGTTACTACCTGatcatgcttccattccgcatcacaTACTATACGCTGCTTGATATCTTTAG GTTTGCTCTTCGCTTCATTCGACCAGACCCACGCAGCAGAGTCACTGACCCAGTCGGGGACATTGTCTCCTTTATACAGATGTTTGAGGAGAAATATGGCAGAACACATCCTGTGTTTTACCAGGGGACCTATAGTCAG GCGCTTAATGATGCCAAACAGGAGCTGCGCTTCTTATTAGTATATCTGCATGGGGAAGATCACCAGGATTCTGATGACTTTTGCAG GAACACACTATGTACTTCAGAAGTCACTCAGTTCGTCAATAGCAGAATGCTGTTTTGGGCTTGCTCCACCAATAAGCCGGAGGGGTTCAGAG TTTCCCAGGCTCTGCGTGAAAACACCTACCCATTTCTTGCCATGATCATGCTGAAGGACCGCAGGATGACTGTTGTTGGtcggctggaagggttaattcagCCACAGGACTTAATCAATCAACTGACATTCATAATGGAGGCCAACCAGACTTACTTGGTGTCTGAGAGACTGGAGAG GGAGGAGAGGAACCAGACACAGGTGCTGAGACAACAGCAGGATGAGGCATATCTGGTCTCTCTGCGAGCTGACCAAGAGAAGGAACGTAAGAGAAGAGAAAAACAGGAGCAGAAGAGgcgagaggaggaggaagcacaaCTTCGACTGCAGGCAGAGGAAAGAAAGAAGAGG AACCTTGAAGAAGAGAAGGAACGCAGATCCGAGTGTCTGCCTGCAGAACCTGAGCCGGACCACCCTGACAGTCTGAGAATAATTTTCAAGATGCCAAACGACACCAGAGTGGAGCGAAGGTTCCTCTTCACACAGTCCCTTTCG GTGATTCATGATTTTCTCTTCTCCTTGAAAGAGACTCCAGAACATTTCCAGATAGTGGCGAATTTTCCTCGAAGGGTATTGCCGTGCCTTCCCAGTGAGGAAGTCCCTATGCCTCCCACCCTCCAAGAGGCTGGACTTAGTCGATCACAGATTCTCTTTGTACAGGATCTTACGGACGAATGA